A section of the Clostridium omnivorum genome encodes:
- a CDS encoding 2-phosphosulfolactate phosphatase family protein, with amino-acid sequence MKVDIIISADDIKSEKVKDKLVVVIDMLRATSVITTAVSNGCEKVIPVLTVEEAKEIASRDRSSFLLGGERGALKIEGFDYSNSPLDYTSEVVKGKTLIMTTSNGTRAIKGSLGAKHILIGAMINAEAVAKKLLEYKDDVVIVNAGTYGQFSIDDFLCSGYIIDCLKRHTEVELTDIATTAHYIYSQHEDIYSFIKFASHYNRIQELGLQEDLNYCCKKDITKVVPEYAEGVIK; translated from the coding sequence ATGAAAGTAGATATTATTATTTCAGCAGATGATATTAAAAGTGAAAAAGTCAAAGATAAGCTGGTAGTTGTTATAGACATGCTAAGAGCCACATCAGTTATAACTACTGCAGTAAGCAATGGTTGTGAAAAGGTAATACCTGTACTTACTGTAGAGGAAGCAAAAGAAATTGCTAGTAGGGATAGGAGTAGTTTTTTACTTGGTGGAGAAAGAGGAGCTTTAAAAATAGAAGGCTTTGATTATTCAAATTCACCTTTGGATTATACCAGTGAGGTAGTAAAGGGAAAGACTCTTATTATGACAACTAGCAATGGTACTAGAGCAATAAAAGGGAGTTTGGGAGCAAAGCATATACTTATAGGGGCTATGATTAATGCAGAAGCTGTTGCTAAAAAGCTCTTAGAATATAAGGATGATGTGGTTATTGTTAATGCAGGAACCTATGGACAGTTCTCTATAGATGACTTTTTATGCAGTGGTTATATTATAGACTGCCTAAAGAGGCATACAGAGGTTGAACTAACTGATATAGCAACTACAGCTCATTATATTTATAGTCAGCATGAAGATATATACAGCTTTATTAAATTTGCTAGTCACTATAACAGAATTCAAGAGCTTGGACTTCAAGAAGATTTAAACTACTGCTGTAAAAAGGATATTACTAAAGTAGTTCCTGAATATGCAGAAGGAGTAATTAAGTAA
- a CDS encoding Ger(x)C family spore germination protein → MKKTLCIMLVFFNIFILSGCWNYREIDRLAIIGGLAIDKDDIENKYKITVEVYGTETGKGSEGSIKSELYESEGNSIFDAIRNLIIVTGRKAYWAHCKVVIINGAIAEKDISPMLDWLYRDAELRRDVKILLSLKDKAEDILKTDPALENTVSYHLYAMLEAQSGVNKFPNVELWEVVDHINTENKSMLVPTVEVEKDKNRKIASIKGSGILKNGKLIGMLSPEETNYALWLQGKIKNGIFVIMHNEKKDCYTTYETFGFKRRVQVSNNKGLSIKVNIKCDVGIAEITSGIDFKEKRNYLADKAQNVMKDRLTMVLKKMQGQYNSDVFELGQKVKIKDKKLWRNMKGSWDEEFANVPVEVKVDVKIRGSATVSKPVKGGE, encoded by the coding sequence ATGAAAAAAACATTATGTATTATGCTGGTTTTTTTTAATATATTTATTCTTTCTGGATGCTGGAATTATAGAGAAATCGATAGGCTTGCTATAATAGGTGGCCTAGCTATAGATAAGGACGATATAGAAAATAAATATAAAATTACAGTGGAAGTATATGGTACTGAAACAGGTAAAGGGAGTGAGGGCAGTATAAAATCTGAACTTTATGAGAGTGAGGGTAATTCTATATTTGATGCGATAAGGAACTTAATTATTGTAACAGGAAGAAAAGCATATTGGGCTCATTGTAAGGTGGTAATAATAAACGGCGCAATTGCTGAAAAGGATATTTCTCCAATGCTGGATTGGCTATACAGAGATGCGGAGCTTAGGCGCGATGTTAAAATTTTATTATCATTAAAGGATAAAGCAGAAGATATTTTAAAAACTGATCCTGCCCTTGAAAATACAGTATCTTACCATCTATATGCGATGCTGGAGGCTCAAAGTGGAGTAAATAAGTTTCCTAATGTTGAGTTATGGGAGGTAGTTGATCATATAAACACAGAGAATAAGTCTATGCTTGTACCAACGGTTGAAGTTGAAAAGGATAAGAATAGAAAGATTGCTTCTATCAAAGGTAGCGGCATTTTAAAGAATGGTAAACTTATAGGTATGCTTTCTCCAGAGGAAACTAATTACGCATTATGGCTCCAAGGTAAAATAAAAAACGGAATTTTTGTAATAATGCATAATGAAAAGAAGGATTGTTATACTACCTATGAAACATTTGGATTTAAAAGAAGAGTGCAGGTTTCAAATAATAAAGGATTGTCAATTAAAGTTAATATAAAATGCGATGTAGGTATAGCAGAAATAACAAGTGGCATTGATTTTAAGGAAAAAAGAAATTATCTTGCTGACAAAGCTCAAAATGTAATGAAGGATAGGTTAACAATGGTATTAAAAAAAATGCAAGGTCAATATAATAGCGATGTATTTGAATTGGGACAAAAGGTAAAAATTAAGGATAAAAAGCTTTGGAGGAATATGAAAGGCAGTTGGGATGAAGAATTTGCAAATGTGCCTGTAGAAGTAAAGGTTGATGTAAAAATAAGAGGTAGTGCAACAGTCTCAAAACCTGTCAAAGGGGGAGAATAG
- a CDS encoding RNA-directed DNA polymerase, with product MKNKNMQRNKLDIILTDLQPVETPKIYTLKYFYDFLIKSKSMKKIMRYDNDVQKGIISPAWHAAPLKYHILKDNNELREMSYINPLSMIEVYCFLDEYERELLDGINTNLFSIRCHTKNNELYYKKSKNSIVEYEHIDINSKDESIVAKGNYYKIVPFRRLDQFYKSQEWFDLNRKYKFYGKVDYNKCFDSIYTHTYNWIVADNTIDAKEFNGKHILSAIDRLLQNMNMSMTNGIVVGPEFSRLLAEILLQNIDNEVYMELAKVGLIKDCDYSIKRYVDDIFIFAVKEETILIIMKSIVKIAERYRLRINDSKKEYGKLPHVWFKWKENVNNFVNNLSQFLFHDLNDSNYGYIVKGKSLTNNDRYSKIKELFQNMLVNNMDWNVKVVSYCLSTLLNKLAFRTDNNNVEKSIFNKGIDLEVYNIYDLAFFIYSFAATYNNTEKLISILFLIEKEIGEIQSKTILAKIAERYEFIFINGNEEDTVNLLLLYGCNNVRLSINTEYRYKENIAEKDNPVLFATYVMYNKNDAVKRNELIKVVESKIEEAIDETKNLSKLFLYKKIWWILVFYNCPFIDATIQDKMHKKIEDVQKNLGKDICDASKNEVLSFILNSSETKFIKWDLLKNEFYENVVFHTFERTLFNSRGQKHEIDLEY from the coding sequence ATGAAGAATAAAAATATGCAAAGAAATAAATTAGATATAATTCTAACAGATTTACAGCCAGTAGAAACACCAAAAATATATACCCTAAAATACTTTTATGATTTCCTAATAAAATCTAAAAGTATGAAAAAAATTATGAGATATGACAATGATGTTCAGAAAGGAATTATAAGTCCTGCATGGCACGCTGCTCCATTAAAATATCATATTCTAAAAGATAATAATGAGCTCAGGGAAATGTCATATATAAATCCGTTATCGATGATTGAAGTATATTGCTTCTTGGATGAATATGAGAGGGAATTACTAGATGGTATTAATACAAATCTATTCTCTATTCGATGTCATACAAAAAATAATGAGCTTTATTATAAAAAAAGCAAAAATAGTATTGTTGAGTATGAGCATATAGACATAAATAGTAAAGATGAAAGCATTGTAGCAAAGGGAAATTACTATAAAATTGTGCCATTTAGGAGATTGGACCAGTTCTATAAATCACAAGAATGGTTTGATTTAAATAGAAAGTATAAGTTTTATGGAAAAGTTGATTATAATAAGTGCTTTGATAGCATTTATACGCACACATATAATTGGATCGTAGCAGATAATACAATTGATGCAAAAGAGTTTAATGGTAAACATATACTTAGTGCTATAGATCGATTACTACAAAATATGAATATGTCAATGACAAATGGTATTGTAGTAGGACCTGAATTTTCAAGGTTATTAGCCGAAATTTTATTGCAAAATATTGACAATGAAGTCTATATGGAACTTGCAAAGGTTGGGTTAATAAAGGATTGTGATTATAGTATAAAACGATATGTTGATGATATATTTATTTTTGCAGTTAAAGAAGAAACTATTTTAATAATTATGAAATCCATAGTGAAAATTGCAGAAAGGTACAGATTGCGCATCAATGATAGCAAAAAAGAGTATGGTAAACTGCCACATGTATGGTTTAAATGGAAAGAGAATGTAAATAATTTTGTAAACAATCTTTCTCAGTTTCTTTTTCATGACCTGAATGATAGTAATTATGGTTATATAGTAAAAGGTAAGAGCCTAACAAACAATGATAGATATTCTAAGATAAAAGAATTATTTCAGAACATGTTAGTGAACAACATGGATTGGAATGTTAAAGTAGTTTCATATTGTTTATCTACATTACTAAATAAGTTAGCCTTTAGGACAGATAACAATAATGTTGAAAAATCGATTTTTAATAAAGGAATAGACTTAGAAGTTTATAACATATACGATTTAGCATTTTTTATATACTCATTTGCGGCAACATATAATAATACAGAAAAATTGATTAGCATCCTATTTCTTATAGAAAAAGAAATTGGAGAGATTCAATCTAAGACAATTCTAGCTAAAATTGCTGAAAGATATGAATTTATCTTTATTAATGGGAACGAAGAAGATACTGTTAACCTCCTGCTTCTATATGGGTGTAATAACGTGAGATTAAGCATAAACACAGAATATAGATATAAAGAAAATATAGCTGAAAAGGATAACCCAGTATTATTTGCAACATATGTAATGTATAATAAAAATGATGCTGTTAAGAGAAATGAATTAATTAAGGTTGTAGAAAGTAAGATAGAAGAAGCAATTGATGAAACAAAAAATCTTTCAAAGCTTTTTTTATACAAGAAAATTTGGTGGATATTAGTATTCTATAATTGTCCTTTCATAGATGCTACAATTCAGGATAAAATGCATAAAAAAATTGAGGATGTGCAGAAGAATCTAGGAAAAGATATTTGTGATGCTTCGAAAAATGAGGTTTTAAGTTTTATCCTGAACAGCTCAGAGACAAAATTTATTAAATGGGATTTGTTAAAAAATGAGTTTTATGAAAATGTTGTATTTCATACATTTGAGAGAACGCTATTCAATAGCAGAGGTCAAAAGCACGAAATTGACCTTGAATATTAG
- a CDS encoding class I SAM-dependent rRNA methyltransferase, with the protein MACKFYLYKGKGKKAESGHPWIYTTEIENYDGEYENGDIVEVYNFKGSFIGKGYINDASKIAIRMMTRDIDEEIDEDFFRKRLRDAWEYRKKVIDTSSCRFVFGEADFLPGLIIDKFEDYYVIQSLALGIDKYKPIIVKLLQEEFGAKGIYERSDVPVRELEGMEQTKGFLTEPFDTMVQIVENGVKYYVDIENGQKTGFFLDQKENRAAIHKICKDADVLDCFTHTGSFALNAGIAGAKSVLGIDISEHAVEFATKNAQLNGIEDRVKFECHNAFDVLPAWAREGRKFDVVILDPPAFTKSRGTINNAVRGYKEINLRGIKMVKKGGFFVTCSCSHFMNEELFKETIADAARDARRCLRQVEFRTQAADHPILWTSDESYYLKFLIFQVV; encoded by the coding sequence ATGGCTTGTAAGTTTTATTTATATAAAGGAAAAGGAAAAAAAGCAGAAAGCGGTCACCCCTGGATTTACACTACAGAAATAGAGAACTATGACGGTGAATATGAAAATGGTGACATAGTTGAAGTTTATAACTTTAAGGGAAGCTTTATTGGAAAAGGCTACATTAATGATGCCTCTAAAATAGCTATTAGAATGATGACTAGGGATATTGACGAAGAAATAGATGAAGACTTTTTTAGAAAAAGATTAAGAGATGCCTGGGAATATAGAAAAAAGGTTATTGATACTTCTAGCTGCAGATTTGTTTTTGGAGAGGCTGATTTTCTGCCAGGCCTTATAATAGATAAATTCGAGGATTATTATGTTATTCAATCCTTAGCCCTAGGGATTGATAAATATAAGCCTATAATAGTTAAACTGCTTCAAGAAGAATTTGGTGCAAAAGGAATATATGAAAGAAGCGATGTACCTGTAAGAGAACTCGAAGGTATGGAGCAAACTAAAGGTTTTTTAACTGAACCTTTTGACACTATGGTGCAAATAGTAGAAAATGGAGTTAAATACTACGTAGATATTGAAAATGGTCAAAAGACAGGCTTTTTCTTAGACCAAAAAGAAAATAGAGCTGCTATACATAAAATTTGTAAAGATGCTGATGTGCTGGACTGCTTTACCCATACTGGTTCCTTTGCTTTAAATGCAGGTATAGCCGGTGCTAAAAGCGTACTTGGTATAGATATATCAGAACATGCAGTAGAGTTTGCTACCAAAAATGCGCAGTTAAACGGAATTGAGGATAGAGTAAAATTTGAATGCCACAATGCCTTCGATGTACTTCCTGCTTGGGCTAGAGAAGGTAGAAAGTTTGATGTTGTTATCCTTGACCCTCCTGCTTTTACAAAATCAAGAGGTACTATAAATAATGCTGTCAGGGGTTATAAGGAGATCAATCTTAGAGGCATAAAAATGGTTAAAAAAGGTGGCTTTTTTGTTACCTGCTCCTGTTCTCACTTTATGAATGAAGAGCTATTTAAGGAAACTATTGCTGATGCTGCAAGAGATGCTAGAAGGTGCCTAAGACAGGTGGAATTTAGAACTCAAGCTGCTGACCACCCAATACTTTGGACATCTGATGAATCCTACTATTTAAAGTTTTTAATATTCCAAGTAGTTTAA
- a CDS encoding reverse transcriptase domain-containing protein, with protein MHLPFTLRARVITDNVIPQKESIENLLNELEKKKWKKEKLSKKYRDLLEDCKLGDTITKLKIAKKEEWPTIIKERMLELYDDEIGKKYLCIYLVGYCRNLEHESSIEDVVREVCLKKGNKYTKLQIKKIVNSAISDGVYLHILNSNGEVTNKTYFNDWSYTSENEILNSVLLSLKRNAESEEDKTWYNSMYNKRYSLEKRIEKESIEIVEPLIKRKKIKQYDKERIVYAIQKHSLTEITIKYLKKRLDSVFRIQYADRNKIMRKLFDLIDNIDALADYTIYRFDIDNFFNSVDAKIIFEKYILSSGLKQYEKNILEEVSNVYRHCYAGLPTSNALVEIAGQVFDENIKVTLKDKGLIFFSRYVDDGLIVLNKKVEKDYLDRVVTETLKKCFNDNVKINEDAEKKAYMIKESKGVFSYLGYEFERTKKGQFIFGIEKKKRLKYEQKINDIINDYKVSSNMEIFRQRLVYSISRIVFYNNENSRYSNLGTWDVIGVCSNYCLLRKFIKSGRIIESTRKFLRSSIVINTNIITRGKLPYFLKGKGKDYYSFEYGILNNKSVVFHPNIGWSQEHLIKQIQKLGFTDTLKKKSYRECVKIYCGLIKLKR; from the coding sequence TTGCACCTACCATTTACACTTAGAGCTAGAGTTATTACAGATAATGTAATACCACAAAAAGAGAGTATTGAGAACTTATTAAATGAATTGGAAAAGAAGAAATGGAAAAAGGAAAAGCTATCAAAAAAGTATCGCGATTTACTAGAAGATTGCAAATTAGGTGATACTATTACAAAATTAAAAATAGCTAAAAAAGAAGAGTGGCCAACAATTATTAAAGAGAGAATGCTAGAATTATATGATGATGAGATTGGCAAAAAGTATCTTTGTATATATTTAGTTGGATATTGTAGAAATTTGGAGCATGAGAGCAGTATTGAGGATGTAGTAAGAGAAGTGTGCTTGAAAAAGGGTAACAAATATACAAAGCTGCAAATTAAGAAAATAGTCAACAGCGCTATCAGTGATGGAGTTTATCTACATATTTTAAATAGCAATGGCGAGGTTACCAATAAGACTTATTTTAACGATTGGTCATATACAAGTGAAAATGAAATATTAAATAGTGTTTTATTATCTCTAAAGAGGAATGCTGAAAGCGAGGAAGACAAAACCTGGTATAATTCTATGTATAATAAAAGGTATTCCTTAGAAAAACGAATAGAAAAAGAAAGCATTGAGATTGTAGAACCACTTATAAAAAGGAAAAAGATAAAGCAATATGATAAAGAAAGAATTGTATATGCTATTCAAAAACATTCATTAACTGAAATAACTATAAAATATTTAAAGAAACGTTTGGATTCAGTTTTTAGAATACAATATGCCGATAGAAATAAGATTATGAGAAAGCTATTTGATTTAATAGATAATATTGATGCATTAGCTGATTATACTATATATAGATTTGATATAGATAACTTCTTTAATTCTGTTGATGCTAAAATAATATTTGAAAAATATATTTTAAGTTCAGGTCTTAAGCAATATGAAAAAAACATTCTAGAAGAAGTCTCTAACGTATATCGGCATTGTTATGCCGGATTACCTACATCTAACGCACTAGTTGAAATAGCGGGACAAGTATTTGATGAGAATATCAAAGTAACTTTAAAAGATAAAGGGTTGATTTTCTTTTCTAGATACGTTGATGATGGTTTAATAGTCCTAAACAAAAAGGTGGAGAAGGATTATTTAGATAGGGTAGTAACGGAGACTTTAAAGAAGTGCTTTAATGATAATGTTAAGATTAATGAAGATGCTGAGAAAAAAGCTTACATGATTAAAGAAAGCAAAGGTGTTTTCAGCTATTTAGGTTATGAATTCGAGAGAACAAAAAAGGGTCAATTTATCTTTGGAATAGAGAAGAAAAAGCGTCTTAAATATGAGCAAAAGATTAATGATATAATTAATGATTATAAAGTAAGTAGTAACATGGAAATATTCCGACAGAGATTAGTTTATTCTATATCACGAATTGTATTCTATAATAATGAGAATTCTAGATACTCCAATCTGGGAACTTGGGATGTAATAGGTGTATGTTCAAATTATTGCCTACTAAGAAAATTCATTAAATCAGGTAGAATCATTGAATCCACCAGAAAATTTCTAAGATCATCGATAGTTATAAACACAAATATAATTACTCGTGGGAAATTACCTTATTTTTTAAAAGGAAAGGGGAAGGATTACTATAGCTTTGAATATGGAATCCTCAATAATAAATCTGTAGTTTTTCACCCAAATATTGGATGGTCTCAGGAGCATTTAATAAAGCAAATTCAAAAGCTAGGCTTTACTGATACTCTTAAGAAAAAGTCATATAGGGAATGTGTAAAGATATATTGTGGGTTAATAAAACTTAAGAGATAA
- a CDS encoding ABC-F family ATP-binding cassette domain-containing protein produces the protein MSILTVKNISHGFGDRAIFEDVSFRLLKGEHVGFIGANGEGKSTFMNIITGKLTPDEGQIEWSNRVRVGYMDQHTVLQSGQTIRDVLRGAFQYLFDAETEMNELYGKMGEVTQEELDKMLERTAVIQDMLDHNGFYVIDAKVEETAKGLGLLDVGLDKDVADLSGGQRTKVLLAKLLLETPDILLLDEPTNYLDEQHIEWLKRFLQNYENAFILISHDIPFLNSVINLIYHVENKKLTRYVGNYEEFQRIYEANKKQLEAAYERQQQEIAKLEDFIARNKARVATTNMAKSRQKVLDKMDKIELPKEKVKPEFNFKSARTSGKTIFETTDLVIGYDSPLSKPLNLRMERGDKIAIVGANGLGKTTLLKSLLGELKPISGNVHLGDYLHLGYFEQEIKEANYNTCIDELWSEFPSFTQYEVRSALAKCGLTTKHIESKMVVLSGGEQAKVRLCKLINNETNVLILDEPTNHLDVDAKDELKRALKEYKGSILIVCHEPEFYSDIVTDIWNCEQWTTKIV, from the coding sequence ATGAGTATATTAACCGTAAAAAACATAAGTCATGGCTTTGGAGACAGAGCTATATTCGAGGATGTATCTTTCAGATTATTAAAGGGTGAACACGTAGGTTTTATAGGAGCAAATGGTGAGGGTAAATCAACCTTTATGAATATAATAACAGGAAAGCTTACACCTGATGAAGGCCAAATTGAATGGTCTAATAGAGTTAGAGTAGGTTACATGGATCAGCATACAGTACTTCAGAGTGGACAAACCATTAGGGATGTATTAAGAGGAGCCTTCCAATACTTATTTGATGCAGAAACTGAAATGAATGAGTTATATGGAAAGATGGGCGAGGTTACTCAAGAAGAGCTTGATAAAATGCTTGAGAGAACAGCTGTAATTCAAGATATGCTTGATCACAATGGATTTTATGTTATTGATGCTAAGGTAGAAGAAACAGCTAAGGGTTTAGGACTTTTAGATGTGGGACTTGATAAAGATGTTGCAGATTTAAGTGGTGGACAAAGAACAAAAGTTTTACTGGCTAAATTACTTTTAGAAACTCCAGATATATTACTTTTGGACGAGCCTACTAACTACTTGGACGAGCAGCATATAGAATGGCTTAAGAGATTCCTGCAAAATTATGAGAATGCATTTATACTTATATCCCATGATATTCCTTTCTTAAATAGTGTTATTAATCTTATATATCATGTGGAAAATAAGAAGCTTACAAGATATGTTGGAAATTATGAGGAATTCCAAAGAATATATGAAGCTAACAAAAAGCAATTAGAAGCAGCTTATGAAAGACAGCAGCAGGAAATTGCAAAGCTTGAAGACTTTATAGCAAGAAATAAGGCTAGAGTTGCCACTACAAATATGGCTAAATCAAGACAAAAGGTTCTTGATAAAATGGATAAAATAGAGCTTCCAAAGGAAAAGGTTAAACCAGAATTCAATTTTAAATCAGCAAGGACCTCTGGAAAGACTATTTTTGAAACTACTGACTTAGTGATTGGTTATGATTCACCTCTATCAAAGCCGCTTAATCTAAGAATGGAAAGAGGAGACAAAATAGCCATTGTAGGTGCAAATGGTCTTGGAAAGACAACACTATTAAAGAGTCTTCTTGGCGAGCTTAAGCCAATCTCAGGAAATGTGCATTTAGGAGATTACCTGCATTTAGGCTACTTTGAACAAGAAATAAAAGAAGCTAACTACAATACCTGTATAGATGAACTTTGGAGTGAGTTTCCAAGCTTTACCCAATATGAGGTAAGATCTGCTCTTGCTAAATGCGGACTTACAACTAAGCATATAGAAAGCAAGATGGTAGTACTAAGCGGAGGAGAACAGGCTAAGGTTAGACTTTGTAAGCTAATAAACAATGAAACCAATGTGCTTATCCTAGACGAGCCTACCAACCATCTAGATGTAGATGCAAAGGATGAATTAAAGAGAGCACTTAAGGAGTACAAAGGAAGCATCTTAATAGTATGCCACGAACCAGAATTCTATAGTGATATAGTTACGGATATATGGAACTGCGAACAGTGGACAACTAAGATAGTATAA
- a CDS encoding GerAB/ArcD/ProY family transporter: MRKEVVSNKQGISIVALFIWGSTLIIGTAGPAKKDAWFAVLLASLAAYPVMLMYSKILSSFMGKNIFEINNLVFGNILGKIINVLYTWFAFHLGALVINNFMQFISTVGLPDTPKLPPILFFTILCIWGVKEGIEVLGRWSELFIIFLIMMLCTTLPLSLTEANLDRIRPFLYEGIKPVISGAILAFSFPFAETVVFTMAFCGFKNKNSPQKIFSYSLLLTTFFLILIAVRNAITTGERTLSMNYFPSYMVISRINVGEFIQRIETAATVSFLIAGFIKVSICLLAACKGVADILNYNEYRFLVTPVGLSMMSTSFIVYESMLETSKWVVDVYPYYAIIFELILPIITFIAMKIRKSQLSFSKT; the protein is encoded by the coding sequence ATGAGAAAAGAAGTTGTATCTAATAAGCAGGGTATATCAATTGTTGCTCTATTCATTTGGGGAAGTACTCTAATAATTGGCACAGCAGGACCAGCCAAAAAGGATGCATGGTTTGCCGTTTTACTTGCTTCTTTAGCAGCATATCCAGTGATGCTTATGTATTCTAAAATTTTATCTAGCTTTATGGGAAAAAATATATTTGAAATTAACAATTTAGTATTTGGCAATATATTAGGTAAAATTATAAATGTACTGTATACTTGGTTTGCTTTTCATTTAGGAGCATTAGTAATTAATAATTTTATGCAATTCATAAGTACAGTAGGTTTGCCAGATACACCTAAACTTCCACCAATATTATTTTTTACAATTCTCTGCATCTGGGGAGTAAAAGAAGGAATTGAAGTATTAGGAAGATGGTCAGAACTATTTATCATATTTCTAATTATGATGCTGTGCACTACACTTCCTTTATCATTAACAGAGGCCAATCTTGATAGAATAAGACCATTCTTATACGAGGGAATAAAGCCAGTAATTAGTGGTGCTATTTTAGCTTTTTCCTTTCCCTTTGCAGAGACTGTAGTGTTTACTATGGCATTTTGTGGGTTTAAAAATAAAAATTCACCACAAAAGATCTTCTCCTATTCGCTTCTATTGACTACATTTTTTCTTATATTAATAGCAGTTAGAAATGCAATTACCACAGGAGAAAGAACCCTCAGCATGAACTACTTTCCATCATATATGGTTATCTCAAGGATAAATGTTGGGGAGTTTATCCAGAGAATAGAAACTGCAGCCACAGTAAGCTTTTTAATTGCAGGCTTTATAAAGGTAAGTATTTGCTTGTTAGCGGCATGTAAGGGAGTGGCTGATATTTTAAATTATAATGAATACAGGTTCTTAGTTACACCAGTTGGACTCAGTATGATGAGCACTTCGTTCATAGTATATGAGAGTATGCTGGAAACTAGTAAATGGGTTGTAGATGTATATCCATACTATGCTATAATATTCGAATTAATACTTCCAATTATCACTTTTATTGCAATGAAAATAAGAAAGTCTCAATTAAGTTTTTCAAAGACATAA
- a CDS encoding GNAT family N-acetyltransferase, which yields MNLKNIHTERLILIPVTLEITKSLLEHSTKEIEKLGIKTDEKWPTDGTMDILPIINKTLDKYKVPSGFEFWMIVNKDNMLVIGDIGFHGKPNEKGEVEIGYGLSENARRMGFGFEALKAIMSWLNYQDNVKTIKADCLISNIASARILEKVGMKEISRDQELIYWKFIKP from the coding sequence ATGAACTTAAAGAATATTCACACAGAAAGATTAATTTTGATTCCTGTAACATTAGAAATAACAAAATCCTTATTAGAACATAGTACCAAGGAAATTGAAAAACTTGGCATTAAAACTGATGAAAAGTGGCCTACAGATGGCACAATGGATATTTTACCTATTATAAATAAGACTTTAGACAAGTACAAAGTACCAAGTGGATTTGAATTTTGGATGATTGTTAATAAAGATAATATGCTTGTAATCGGCGATATAGGCTTTCATGGAAAACCTAATGAAAAAGGCGAGGTTGAAATTGGGTATGGATTATCAGAAAATGCTAGAAGAATGGGCTTTGGCTTTGAAGCATTAAAGGCTATTATGAGTTGGTTAAATTACCAAGATAATGTTAAAACCATCAAAGCAGATTGCTTAATTAGCAACATAGCTTCCGCACGTATTTTGGAGAAGGTCGGTATGAAAGAGATTAGTCGAGACCAAGAATTAATTTATTGGAAATTTATTAAGCCGTAA